The following are encoded together in the Saccharospirillaceae bacterium genome:
- a CDS encoding LysR family transcriptional regulator, whose protein sequence is MADQLGVTQQAVSDQLRKLRDTLDDRLFVRTSNGVIPTPFAESLQLKVEHILESIESLLEPEAFEPQTVTRTFTLSSTDLEQRVILPQLLRIIRQEAPGVKLSVRKLEIDQITNALLTGEVDLVISNPAFVPSNLPTLNLYPESYTCVASKNNTMLSKKMTISDIAKIPQLVVSPSRGDFVGAANDWFRQQGHPRNVVLSVPTFTAAKACIAESDLCGFIPSRLLPDNDLKVIALDKTIPGFDVIATWHQRSNQDPLNIWIRDKLASICSL, encoded by the coding sequence GTGGCTGACCAGCTGGGAGTCACACAACAAGCAGTGAGTGATCAACTCCGTAAGTTACGCGATACGCTAGATGATCGTTTATTTGTGCGCACCAGCAACGGCGTGATCCCCACGCCATTTGCAGAGTCACTCCAGTTAAAAGTGGAACACATTCTTGAATCAATTGAATCGTTATTAGAACCTGAAGCTTTTGAACCTCAAACCGTTACACGAACATTCACTTTGAGTTCTACTGACCTTGAGCAAAGGGTGATACTGCCTCAATTATTAAGAATAATTCGCCAAGAAGCGCCTGGTGTAAAGCTATCAGTCAGAAAACTTGAGATTGATCAGATCACCAACGCCTTATTAACCGGAGAAGTAGACTTAGTCATTAGCAACCCAGCCTTCGTACCGTCAAACCTACCCACGCTTAATTTGTATCCTGAAAGCTACACCTGCGTGGCTTCCAAGAATAATACGATGCTAAGTAAGAAAATGACTATTTCTGACATTGCAAAAATCCCCCAGCTAGTTGTCTCCCCCTCACGCGGTGACTTTGTAGGTGCGGCAAATGATTGGTTTAGACAACAGGGGCATCCAAGAAACGTTGTGTTGTCTGTACCCACGTTTACCGCCGCAAAAGCTTGTATAGCTGAGAGTGATTTGTGCGGCTTTATTCCATCTCGACTACTACCTGATAACGACCTAAAAGTAATTGCGCTTGATAAGACAATTCCAGGGTTTGATGTCATTGCAACCTGGCACCAGCGTAGTAATCAAGACCCGCTAAATATTTGGATTCGCGACAAGCTGGCTAGTATTTGTTCCTTATAA
- a CDS encoding redoxin family protein, whose protein sequence is MSTYKFEAGSTFPSITKSTLEGTTRDLSKPLEGKDWQMLVVYRGRHCPLCTRFLNQLTEYKSRLEAINIDLVAVSGDSKAQLKEHTSRLDVDFPLFYGLSLEEMKSLGLYISHPRSDQETDHPFAEPGLYVINEHGTLQVVDISNNPFVRPDLDNLISGLEWIRSNNYPIRGTFSYDN, encoded by the coding sequence ATGAGCACATACAAATTTGAAGCTGGATCAACGTTCCCATCCATCACCAAATCAACTCTCGAAGGCACAACACGGGACCTAAGCAAACCTTTAGAAGGAAAAGACTGGCAAATGCTTGTCGTCTACAGAGGTAGACACTGCCCATTGTGTACACGTTTCCTCAATCAATTGACAGAATATAAGTCACGCTTAGAAGCTATAAATATCGACCTGGTCGCTGTATCAGGTGATAGCAAAGCGCAGTTAAAGGAGCACACGAGTAGGCTGGATGTAGATTTCCCGCTGTTCTACGGCTTATCTTTAGAAGAAATGAAATCTCTGGGGCTTTACATCTCACATCCCCGCTCAGATCAGGAAACGGATCACCCGTTTGCTGAACCGGGGCTCTATGTCATTAATGAACATGGAACGCTTCAGGTAGTGGACATATCGAATAATCCTTTTGTACGTCCTGATTTAGATAATCTTATTTCGGGCCTTGAGTGGATTCGTAGCAATAACTATCCGATTCGCGGAACCTTTTCTTACGATAACTAA
- a CDS encoding low temperature requirement protein A, translated as MALQDHPMWRKPQHHQDLDHAHDHVHWVELFYDLIHVVTIFLLGNYLSHHLNIDGFLVFCGIFIALWYAWGELSIFNSIYVSTDIWHRIIMSVMICTLMFMAAAIPAIEGKGWAFFALGFAANRAMLAMLYVRARRNNSETHSMCNEQIRNLSSFAIIFAITAFLPKPYAFWVFAAALVATQTLYMIPKVSVLRHERFAPRLGHMAERFSLLTLIILGEGFFKLVITLSEKGIYKVSSDVLVNFVIGGISMFIMCWIYFDFVGNGKTKDDKLSTLVKWWLAHLTLMICGVMVGVALAAEVKVGFWEPYPTKYAAIGCFGLAGYIAMLWVLKNVIEHRVASDHGRWDVRLFGIVVAVGCFFIVPHVPSIVANLIWGTALLSQIVIPVTRAWMTFRHE; from the coding sequence ATGGCATTACAAGATCACCCAATGTGGCGAAAGCCCCAACACCATCAAGATTTAGATCATGCTCATGACCACGTACATTGGGTAGAGCTGTTCTATGACTTGATTCATGTGGTCACAATCTTTCTTCTCGGAAATTACTTATCACACCATTTGAACATAGATGGCTTCTTGGTGTTTTGTGGAATCTTCATTGCATTGTGGTATGCCTGGGGTGAGCTCAGTATTTTCAACTCTATTTATGTCAGCACGGATATTTGGCATCGTATCATTATGTCCGTAATGATCTGTACATTGATGTTTATGGCCGCAGCGATACCCGCAATTGAAGGGAAAGGATGGGCTTTCTTTGCACTGGGATTTGCCGCGAATCGAGCAATGCTCGCCATGCTATATGTAAGAGCTCGGCGAAACAATTCAGAAACACACTCAATGTGCAATGAGCAGATCCGAAACTTATCAAGTTTCGCCATTATATTTGCCATTACAGCATTTCTGCCAAAACCCTATGCTTTCTGGGTCTTTGCGGCGGCTCTGGTTGCCACGCAAACGCTTTACATGATTCCGAAAGTCTCTGTACTACGCCATGAACGCTTTGCTCCTCGACTCGGTCATATGGCGGAACGCTTCTCTCTACTCACACTTATCATTCTCGGCGAAGGCTTTTTTAAGTTAGTTATTACACTTTCCGAAAAAGGTATCTATAAAGTTTCCTCCGACGTGCTTGTCAATTTCGTTATTGGCGGAATTTCCATGTTCATCATGTGCTGGATCTATTTTGACTTTGTCGGCAACGGAAAGACCAAGGACGATAAGCTTTCGACATTAGTCAAATGGTGGCTTGCGCATTTAACGCTCATGATTTGCGGGGTAATGGTTGGCGTAGCACTCGCTGCCGAAGTAAAAGTTGGTTTCTGGGAACCCTACCCAACCAAATATGCGGCTATTGGGTGCTTCGGGCTAGCGGGATATATTGCCATGTTGTGGGTACTAAAGAACGTCATCGAGCATCGTGTCGCATCAGACCATGGTCGTTGGGATGTCCGATTATTTGGAATTGTTGTTGCTGTAGGATGTTTCTTTATTGTCCCTCACGTACCCTCAATTGTAGCCAACCTGATATGGGGGACTGCATTACTATCACAAATAGTTATTCCCGTAACGCGCGCGTGGATGACCTTCCGCCATGAGTGA
- a CDS encoding ion transporter: protein MSDILVSKNKLRAKVYWWLERPDREAWGPKLLEVALVVLIILNVSAVILETVDSIYQSWEGAFSVFEGISLCIFILEYLLRLWIVPENQDSPSRISWMRSPIAIIDLLAILPALLYLFIPIDLRILRTFRMLRLLKLTRYSPALGMLLAVFEEEAGAFFAGFFILMLMLIFAASGAWLAEHSVQPDAFGSIPEAMWWAVATLTTVGYGDVTPITVAGKLFGALVTVIGIGMAALPAGIIASGLNEQIHRRRSSLQSEFRKALEDGMICQQEEEDIEALRKQLGLSHRTADSIREAVHGEVKSKIGATCRHCGKPYEPS, encoded by the coding sequence ATGAGTGATATTTTAGTATCTAAAAATAAACTTCGGGCAAAGGTCTATTGGTGGTTGGAACGGCCTGATAGAGAGGCTTGGGGTCCCAAACTTCTGGAGGTTGCCCTCGTTGTGCTGATCATACTCAATGTCAGCGCCGTTATTTTGGAAACGGTTGATTCCATCTACCAAAGCTGGGAAGGAGCCTTTAGTGTATTTGAAGGCATTTCCTTATGCATCTTTATTTTAGAGTACCTGTTGCGCTTATGGATCGTACCTGAAAATCAAGATTCACCTTCTCGTATATCATGGATGCGATCGCCGATTGCGATTATTGACTTGCTTGCTATCTTACCTGCGTTGCTCTATCTGTTCATTCCAATCGATCTGCGCATTCTTAGAACCTTCCGGATGTTGCGCCTACTTAAACTGACTCGGTATTCACCTGCTCTAGGCATGTTGCTTGCCGTTTTCGAGGAAGAAGCAGGCGCCTTCTTTGCCGGATTCTTCATTCTCATGCTCATGTTAATTTTTGCTGCCAGCGGTGCTTGGTTAGCAGAGCACAGTGTCCAACCCGATGCATTTGGTTCAATTCCCGAAGCAATGTGGTGGGCCGTGGCCACACTAACAACCGTCGGTTATGGCGATGTCACGCCTATAACCGTCGCCGGTAAGCTATTTGGCGCCCTCGTTACAGTGATTGGCATCGGCATGGCTGCGCTGCCCGCAGGCATCATAGCAAGCGGCCTGAATGAACAGATTCATCGTCGCCGTTCCAGTCTACAAAGCGAGTTCAGAAAAGCGTTGGAAGACGGCATGATTTGTCAGCAAGAAGAGGAAGACATCGAAGCATTAAGAAAGCAGTTAGGTTTGTCGCATCGGACTGCTGATAGTATTCGTGAAGCTGTTCATGGAGAAGTAAAATCAAAAATTGGCGCAACATGTAGGCATTGTGGTAAACCCTACGAGCCAAGTTAG
- a CDS encoding carboxymuconolactone decarboxylase family protein: MFTYYETDTAPEESKSLMEDSLKGFGMIPNLHKILAEAPATYEAYNTVFNLFMKNTTLSPIEQQVVFMTANFENNCHYCVPGHTWMMYSAKMSEEVIEALREGTEIPDAKLQALHSYAKALLDKRGHIGDEKLQTFFDAGYTKRQALEVITGLSAKLISNFTNALAHTEPDDAFKKYAWTHPSQR, encoded by the coding sequence ATGTTTACATACTATGAAACCGATACTGCGCCAGAAGAGTCGAAATCGTTAATGGAAGATTCGTTGAAAGGTTTTGGCATGATACCTAATTTGCACAAGATATTAGCAGAAGCACCTGCTACTTATGAGGCTTACAATACTGTGTTTAACCTTTTCATGAAGAACACGACCTTGTCGCCGATCGAGCAGCAGGTGGTATTTATGACTGCGAATTTTGAAAATAACTGCCACTACTGCGTGCCGGGTCATACCTGGATGATGTATTCCGCGAAAATGTCTGAGGAAGTTATCGAAGCATTACGTGAAGGGACTGAGATACCTGACGCTAAGCTTCAAGCATTACACAGCTATGCTAAAGCACTACTAGATAAGCGTGGCCACATAGGAGATGAAAAGCTACAAACCTTTTTTGATGCAGGTTATACAAAGCGCCAGGCATTGGAAGTAATAACTGGTTTATCGGCTAAGTTGATCTCTAATTTTACCAATGCCTTGGCACATACAGAGCCAGATGATGCGTTTAAGAAATACGCTTGGACTCATCCTTCACAGCGATAA
- a CDS encoding DsbA family oxidoreductase, with translation MSNSKQIMIDILSDVVCPWCVIGYYRIQVAIKDLGIEDQVSIRWHPFELNPSMAEEGENLREHLAAKYGTTINGSIEARKRLTALGQEVGFQFNYFDDMRMFNTRKVHLLLRWAEEKGKQTQLAESFFRAYFSDQKDISNKEVLLQIVAISGLDKSEAEDVLGNASFQAELVEIERKWLSGGFHGVPVVIINSEEVLQGAQETETYRKALTTAS, from the coding sequence ATGAGCAATAGCAAACAGATTATGATCGATATCTTATCTGACGTTGTATGTCCTTGGTGCGTGATCGGTTATTACAGAATTCAGGTCGCTATTAAAGACCTGGGAATCGAAGATCAAGTCTCCATACGGTGGCACCCATTCGAACTAAATCCTTCCATGGCGGAAGAAGGTGAGAATCTCAGAGAGCATCTCGCAGCTAAATATGGAACGACGATTAACGGAAGTATTGAGGCACGTAAGCGTTTGACGGCTTTGGGCCAAGAGGTGGGCTTTCAATTCAACTACTTCGATGATATGCGCATGTTTAATACCCGAAAAGTACATTTGTTGTTGAGGTGGGCAGAAGAGAAAGGCAAGCAAACTCAACTTGCCGAATCATTTTTTAGAGCCTACTTCTCGGACCAAAAAGATATATCAAACAAGGAGGTTTTGCTGCAAATAGTCGCTATCTCAGGCTTAGATAAAAGCGAAGCCGAAGATGTCTTAGGTAACGCTTCTTTTCAAGCTGAGTTGGTCGAAATTGAAAGAAAGTGGTTGTCTGGAGGTTTTCACGGAGTGCCAGTAGTAATTATTAATAGTGAAGAAGTACTACAAGGTGCTCAAGAAACCGAAACCTACCGCAAAGCTTTAACTACTGCTTCCTAA
- a CDS encoding NAD(P)H-dependent oxidoreductase, whose translation MSNILIINAHHRYPFSEGRLNGALVQMADKLLKAKGHEIRIVNIDEEWNVETELENHQWADTIILQSPVNWMGVPWTFKKYMDEVYTAGMGGQLCNGDGRHEDAPKKNYGAGGTLTGKTYMLSLTFNAPKESFDDENEYLFQGKSVDDLFFPMHMNFRFFGMEALPTFASFDVMKNAEAENDFKRFSAHIQENF comes from the coding sequence ATGAGCAATATTTTGATTATCAATGCACACCACAGATATCCATTCTCAGAAGGTCGTTTAAATGGCGCTCTGGTTCAGATGGCAGACAAACTATTGAAAGCGAAAGGCCATGAAATACGTATCGTAAACATCGATGAAGAATGGAATGTTGAAACTGAGCTTGAAAACCATCAATGGGCTGACACGATCATTCTTCAATCGCCCGTGAACTGGATGGGCGTACCTTGGACCTTTAAGAAATATATGGATGAAGTCTATACCGCAGGCATGGGAGGGCAATTATGCAACGGTGATGGTCGTCATGAGGATGCTCCCAAGAAGAACTACGGTGCGGGCGGTACGCTCACGGGTAAAACTTATATGTTGTCTCTGACCTTTAACGCACCGAAAGAGTCATTTGATGACGAAAACGAATATTTATTCCAAGGCAAGAGTGTGGATGACTTGTTTTTCCCAATGCACATGAACTTCCGCTTCTTTGGTATGGAAGCGCTTCCGACTTTCGCGAGTTTCGATGTGATGAAAAATGCGGAAGCTGAGAATGACTTCAAGCGTTTCTCTGCGCACATTCAAGAGAATTTTTAA
- a CDS encoding helix-turn-helix transcriptional regulator, translating to MKSRVETDSYGRKKVYDACLEPCAIEKGMRFIGGKWTGSIVYHLKDGPVRFNDLTRMLGGASKKMIDQRLKELEARDMVLRTVISDRPVAVTYELTEFGRSALDILDQLRIWSESNQL from the coding sequence ATGAAAAGTCGCGTAGAAACAGATAGTTACGGCCGAAAAAAAGTTTATGATGCGTGTCTCGAGCCTTGTGCGATAGAAAAAGGCATGCGCTTCATTGGCGGAAAATGGACAGGATCAATTGTCTATCACCTCAAAGATGGGCCGGTACGATTTAATGACTTAACCAGAATGTTAGGAGGGGCAAGTAAGAAAATGATCGATCAAAGGCTTAAGGAGTTAGAGGCTAGAGATATGGTACTTCGAACAGTGATAAGTGATCGACCTGTCGCCGTAACTTATGAACTGACCGAGTTTGGTCGCTCAGCACTAGATATTTTGGATCAGCTTCGGATCTGGTCAGAGTCAAATCAGTTGTAA
- a CDS encoding RHS repeat protein, giving the protein MEELVVPTNHTHSFTLNAINKVTTNKTPLNQTTTYNYDRDRRLTDITLPSGQIIHHNYRDGLLQDTQTPEGLIEYEYQCGNKLTSVREGSETLSYDYSGVLLNRIEYSGELDAVISYDYAPGFELSSMTYAGESSAIKYDKDGLITNIHDFTIERNPQNDLPEYVRDAKLTQERNFNGFAEAEDFNQRVSGGAVVNNSYQYNAVGQITEKTEVVNSGSGNVSHRYEYEYDNKYRLTKVYRDDEIVEQYGYDANGNRTATTSSLLNVSAVAATYNIADQLLTFGNKVYEYDANGRLSKVTRTTDDNAQVVTTYQCDSQGRLLKVVTPAKTIEYKHNALGNRVAKLIDGEIVEKYLWQNKTTLLAVYDGGNSLKQRFEYTLGHVPTRFTQAGQRYYILTDQVGSPKIISDAHGGVIKQIDYDAFGNVVSDSNPEFEIPYGFAGEGTNL; this is encoded by the coding sequence ATGGAAGAGCTGGTGGTTCCTACCAACCACACCCATAGCTTTACCCTGAATGCGATTAATAAAGTTACCACCAATAAAACTCCACTGAACCAGACTACGACCTACAACTACGATCGTGATCGCCGCTTGACAGATATTACCTTGCCATCGGGCCAGATTATTCATCATAACTATCGTGATGGCTTGTTACAGGATACCCAAACACCTGAAGGCTTGATTGAATATGAGTATCAGTGTGGTAATAAATTAACTTCGGTACGCGAGGGCAGTGAAACCTTGAGTTACGACTATTCCGGTGTTCTATTAAATCGGATCGAATACTCGGGCGAACTGGATGCAGTGATTTCGTATGACTATGCGCCAGGTTTTGAGCTTTCAAGCATGACCTATGCTGGTGAATCCTCTGCAATTAAGTACGATAAAGACGGCCTGATTACCAACATTCATGATTTTACGATAGAACGTAATCCTCAAAATGATCTACCAGAGTATGTAAGGGATGCCAAGTTAACTCAGGAACGCAATTTCAATGGATTCGCTGAAGCAGAAGACTTTAATCAACGTGTTTCTGGTGGGGCTGTAGTAAATAATAGTTACCAGTACAACGCTGTTGGCCAGATTACTGAGAAAACTGAAGTGGTTAACTCCGGCAGTGGCAATGTTAGTCACCGTTACGAGTATGAGTACGATAACAAATATCGCCTGACGAAGGTTTATCGTGATGATGAAATTGTCGAGCAATATGGCTATGACGCAAATGGTAACCGTACGGCAACGACATCCAGTCTATTGAATGTTTCTGCTGTTGCAGCAACCTACAATATTGCTGATCAACTGCTGACCTTTGGTAATAAAGTCTATGAGTACGATGCGAATGGACGCCTGAGTAAAGTCACCCGAACCACGGATGATAATGCCCAGGTTGTTACTACGTATCAGTGCGATAGCCAAGGTCGTTTGCTTAAAGTTGTTACTCCGGCAAAAACCATTGAGTACAAACACAACGCCTTGGGTAATCGTGTTGCCAAGCTGATTGACGGCGAAATCGTTGAAAAGTATCTGTGGCAAAACAAAACGACCTTGTTAGCTGTGTATGACGGCGGTAATAGTCTGAAACAACGCTTTGAATACACGCTTGGCCATGTGCCAACCCGCTTTACTCAGGCTGGGCAGCGCTATTACATCCTGACAGATCAGGTTGGTTCACCAAAAATCATCTCCGATGCTCACGGTGGAGTGATCAAGCAGATCGACTATGATGCTTTTGGCAATGTCGTCTCAGATAGCAATCCTGAATTTGAAATACCGTATGGTTTTGCAGGTGAGGGTACCAATCTGTAA